AAGGACGTAATCACCATCGAAAATCCCCTCCTCGATCATCGAGTCTCCCGTTACCCGGAGCATGAAAACATCGCCGGTCGGCAAAAACGACTGATCGACGGCATACATCCCCTCCGAATTTTCGACCGCCAGAAGAGGCATACCGGCCGGCACCGAACCGACCAGGGGCACTGTCCGGTAGCTGGAAATCTGCTCCTCGTTCAGTTCCAGCCCGCGCGACAAACCCGGACGCTTGCGAATGTAACCCTTGGTGATCAAGGCCTCCAGGATTGAACGGACCCCGTTGGTGGAGGAAATCGAAAACTGACTGCCGATTTCACGAATAGTCGGCGCGGAACCGGAAATCCGGATCCGATCGGCAATGTACTCAAAAATCTGC
The DNA window shown above is from Candidatus Zixiibacteriota bacterium and carries:
- the lexA gene encoding transcriptional repressor LexA — translated: MTKPKLTGRQRQIFEYIADRIRISGSAPTIREIGSQFSISSTNGVRSILEALITKGYIRKRPGLSRGLELNEEQISSYRTVPLVGSVPAGMPLLAVENSEGMYAVDQSFLPTGDVFMLRVTGDSMIEEGIFDGDYVLVRQQKTASPGDIVVAVIGDEATVKKYFPESDAIYLKPANPDYPVIEVNCQSPEFYLAGKVVGLMRRM